A single genomic interval of Cucumis sativus cultivar 9930 chromosome 7, Cucumber_9930_V3, whole genome shotgun sequence harbors:
- the LOC101214473 gene encoding GDSL esterase/lipase At4g16230 gives MCLTMTNMNMNPKNIFLLSLNVFFFFFFCLGSCEGKRKRYDDGGDEGTIIKGMFVFGSSLVDNGNNNFLEKSSAKADYLPYGIDLAAGPSGRFTNGKNVIDLLGTYLGLPSSIPPFFDPSTKGTNIVRGVNYASGGSGILDDTGSIAGNVTSLNKQIKNFEEVTLPELRRLMRRRHGRKKISSLLDNYLFVVGSGGNDYSFNYFLTNSDPQLITLQTFTANLTATLSTQLKKLYSLGARKMVVISVNPLGCSPMVTANNEGECIEILNQAAQLFNLNLKTLVDDIKPQIPLSNIVFLNSYNIINDIISQPASQGFIEAAMPCCEVPSRNEGGNGILCKKEGKTCPNRTNHVFFDGLHPTEAVNVIIASKAYASQLQTEVYPTNVLQLANL, from the exons ATGTGTTTAACAATGACAAACATGAATATGAATCCAAAAAACATATTCCTCCTTTCTTTGAATgtgttcttctttttcttcttctgtttgGGAAGttgtgaaggaaaaagaaagagatatgATGATGGGGGAGACGAAggaacaataataaaagggATGTTTGTGTTTGGGAGTTCTCTAGTTGACAatggaaataataatttcttagAGAAGTCAAGTGCTAAGGCTGATTATTTGCCTTATGGAATAGATCTTGCTGCTGGCCCCTCAGGAAGGTTTACAAATGGGAAGAATGTAATTGACCTTCTTGGTACCTATCTGGGCCTTCCTTCTTCCATTCCCCCTTTCTTCGACCCTTCCACCAAGGGAACCAACATTGTTCGTGGCGTCAACTATGCCTCCGGTGGCTCCGGTATTCTAGACGATACCGGCTCTATAGCG ggAAATGTAACGAGtttgaataaacaaataaaaaactttgagGAGGTGACACTACCAGAATTGAGAAGATTGATGAGAAGGAGACATGGTAGAAAAAAGATCAGTTCACTGTTAgacaattatttgtttgttgttggTTCAGGAGGGAATGATTACTCATTCAACTATTTTCTCACCAACTCTGACCCTCAACTTATCACTCTCCAGACCTTCACCGCCAATCTTACAGCCACCTTGTCCACCCAACTCaag AAGTTGTATAGTTTGGGAGCAAGAAAAATGGTGGTAATATCAGTAAACCCATTAGGGTGCAGTCCAATGGTGACAGCAAATAACGAAGGAGAATGCATTGAGATATTAAACCAAGCAGCTCAATTGTTCAATCTCAATTTGAAGACATTGGTGGATGACATAAAGCCACAAATCCCACTCTCTAACATCGTCTTTCTTAATTCATACAACATTATTAATGACATCATCTCTCAACCTGCTTCTCAAG gtTTTATTGAGGCAGCTATGCCATGCTGTGAGGTGCCATCTCGAAATGAAGGTGGAAATGGAATATTGTgcaaaaaagaaggaaaaacttGCCCTAACAGAACCAACCATGTCTTCTTTGATGGGTTACATCCAACAGAGGCTGTCAATGTCATTATAGCATCTAAAGCTTATGCTTCTCAACTTCAAACTGAAGTTTATCCCACTAATGTTCTTCAACTTGCCAATTTATAG
- the LOC101218768 gene encoding probable magnesium transporter NIPA6 isoform X2, protein MTTHEPSISPNDNLKGFLLAMLSSAFIGSSFIIKKLGLRRAGASGSRAMIVGEFSNFVAYIYAPAILVTPLGAISIIVSAVLAHFFLKEKLQKMGVLGCILCVVGSTMIVLHAPGERTPSSVDEIWELAIQPTFLLYTASVIAIVLFLVLYCEPRYGQTNILIYVGICSIIGSLTVMSIKAIGIAIKLTMEGWSQVAHFQTWVFLMVAISCIIIQLNYLNKALDTFDTAVVSPIHYAMFTSFTIFASVIMFKDWSGQSASSIASELCGFITILSGTVVLHDTRSSDPASVSEMYMSVSPQVSWYFPANGDTWKRKSEEILLPDFDAILKQDHFT, encoded by the exons ATGACCACCCATGAGCCTTCCATCTCCCCCAATGATAACCTGAAAGGTTTCCTTCTTGCTATGTTGTCCAGCGCCTTTATTGGCTCCAGCTTCATCATTAAGAAGTTGGGTCTTCGTCGGGCTGGTGCTTCGGGTTCACGAGCGA TGATTGTTGGGGAATTTTCCAACTTCGTGGCTTATATTTATGCTCCTGCCATTCTCGTGACgccacttggagcaataaGTATAATTGTTAG TGCTGTACTTGCGCATTTtttcttgaaggaaaaattgcAGAAAATGGGTGTATTGGGGTGTATTTTATGTGTTGTAGGGTCTACAATGATTGTGCTCCATGCACCTGGTGAACGTACTCCGAGTTCAGTGGATGAGATATGGGAACTAGCAATTCAACCAA CTTTTCTTCTCTATACGGCCTCAGTGATAGCTATTGTGTTGTTCCTGGTGCTGTATTGCGAACCCCGCTATGGACAGACAAACATACTCATTTACGTTGGGATATGTTCCATAATTGGATCCTTGACG GTAATGAGTATCAAAGCTATTGGCATTGCAATAAAACTCACAATGGAGGGTTGGAGTCAAGTTGCTCACTTCCAAACATGGGTCTTTTTAATGGTTGCAATCTCATGCATAATTATTCagttgaattatttgaataag GCTTTGGACACATTTGACACTGCAGTTGTTTCGCCAATTCATTATGCAATGTTCACATCTTTCACGATCTTTGCCAGTGTCATAATGTTCAAG GATTGGTCTGGCCAGAGTGCTAGCAGCATTGCATCAGAACTTTGTGGATTTATAACCATACTTTCTGGGACTGTGGTCTTGCATGATACAAGGTCATCTGATCCTGCTTCTGTTTCAG AGATGTACATGTCTGTCTCTCCTCAAGTGTCGTGGTATTTCCCCGCGAATGGCGACACCTGGAAACGGAAATCTGAAGAAATACTATTGCCAGATTTTGATGCAATCCTCAAACAAGACCATTTCACATGA
- the LOC101218768 gene encoding probable magnesium transporter NIPA6 isoform X1, whose amino-acid sequence MTTHEPSISPNDNLKGFLLAMLSSAFIGSSFIIKKLGLRRAGASGSRASSGGYGYLLEPLWWIGMITMIVGEFSNFVAYIYAPAILVTPLGAISIIVSAVLAHFFLKEKLQKMGVLGCILCVVGSTMIVLHAPGERTPSSVDEIWELAIQPTFLLYTASVIAIVLFLVLYCEPRYGQTNILIYVGICSIIGSLTVMSIKAIGIAIKLTMEGWSQVAHFQTWVFLMVAISCIIIQLNYLNKALDTFDTAVVSPIHYAMFTSFTIFASVIMFKDWSGQSASSIASELCGFITILSGTVVLHDTRSSDPASVSEMYMSVSPQVSWYFPANGDTWKRKSEEILLPDFDAILKQDHFT is encoded by the exons ATGACCACCCATGAGCCTTCCATCTCCCCCAATGATAACCTGAAAGGTTTCCTTCTTGCTATGTTGTCCAGCGCCTTTATTGGCTCCAGCTTCATCATTAAGAAGTTGGGTCTTCGTCGGGCTGGTGCTTCGGGTTCACGAGCGA GTTCTGGTGGATATGGGTATTTATTAGAGCCCCTTTGGTGGATCGGCATGATAACCA TGATTGTTGGGGAATTTTCCAACTTCGTGGCTTATATTTATGCTCCTGCCATTCTCGTGACgccacttggagcaataaGTATAATTGTTAG TGCTGTACTTGCGCATTTtttcttgaaggaaaaattgcAGAAAATGGGTGTATTGGGGTGTATTTTATGTGTTGTAGGGTCTACAATGATTGTGCTCCATGCACCTGGTGAACGTACTCCGAGTTCAGTGGATGAGATATGGGAACTAGCAATTCAACCAA CTTTTCTTCTCTATACGGCCTCAGTGATAGCTATTGTGTTGTTCCTGGTGCTGTATTGCGAACCCCGCTATGGACAGACAAACATACTCATTTACGTTGGGATATGTTCCATAATTGGATCCTTGACG GTAATGAGTATCAAAGCTATTGGCATTGCAATAAAACTCACAATGGAGGGTTGGAGTCAAGTTGCTCACTTCCAAACATGGGTCTTTTTAATGGTTGCAATCTCATGCATAATTATTCagttgaattatttgaataag GCTTTGGACACATTTGACACTGCAGTTGTTTCGCCAATTCATTATGCAATGTTCACATCTTTCACGATCTTTGCCAGTGTCATAATGTTCAAG GATTGGTCTGGCCAGAGTGCTAGCAGCATTGCATCAGAACTTTGTGGATTTATAACCATACTTTCTGGGACTGTGGTCTTGCATGATACAAGGTCATCTGATCCTGCTTCTGTTTCAG AGATGTACATGTCTGTCTCTCCTCAAGTGTCGTGGTATTTCCCCGCGAATGGCGACACCTGGAAACGGAAATCTGAAGAAATACTATTGCCAGATTTTGATGCAATCCTCAAACAAGACCATTTCACATGA
- the LOC101218768 gene encoding probable magnesium transporter NIPA6 isoform X3 — MITMIVGEFSNFVAYIYAPAILVTPLGAISIIVSAVLAHFFLKEKLQKMGVLGCILCVVGSTMIVLHAPGERTPSSVDEIWELAIQPTFLLYTASVIAIVLFLVLYCEPRYGQTNILIYVGICSIIGSLTVMSIKAIGIAIKLTMEGWSQVAHFQTWVFLMVAISCIIIQLNYLNKALDTFDTAVVSPIHYAMFTSFTIFASVIMFKDWSGQSASSIASELCGFITILSGTVVLHDTRSSDPASVSEMYMSVSPQVSWYFPANGDTWKRKSEEILLPDFDAILKQDHFT; from the exons ATGATAACCA TGATTGTTGGGGAATTTTCCAACTTCGTGGCTTATATTTATGCTCCTGCCATTCTCGTGACgccacttggagcaataaGTATAATTGTTAG TGCTGTACTTGCGCATTTtttcttgaaggaaaaattgcAGAAAATGGGTGTATTGGGGTGTATTTTATGTGTTGTAGGGTCTACAATGATTGTGCTCCATGCACCTGGTGAACGTACTCCGAGTTCAGTGGATGAGATATGGGAACTAGCAATTCAACCAA CTTTTCTTCTCTATACGGCCTCAGTGATAGCTATTGTGTTGTTCCTGGTGCTGTATTGCGAACCCCGCTATGGACAGACAAACATACTCATTTACGTTGGGATATGTTCCATAATTGGATCCTTGACG GTAATGAGTATCAAAGCTATTGGCATTGCAATAAAACTCACAATGGAGGGTTGGAGTCAAGTTGCTCACTTCCAAACATGGGTCTTTTTAATGGTTGCAATCTCATGCATAATTATTCagttgaattatttgaataag GCTTTGGACACATTTGACACTGCAGTTGTTTCGCCAATTCATTATGCAATGTTCACATCTTTCACGATCTTTGCCAGTGTCATAATGTTCAAG GATTGGTCTGGCCAGAGTGCTAGCAGCATTGCATCAGAACTTTGTGGATTTATAACCATACTTTCTGGGACTGTGGTCTTGCATGATACAAGGTCATCTGATCCTGCTTCTGTTTCAG AGATGTACATGTCTGTCTCTCCTCAAGTGTCGTGGTATTTCCCCGCGAATGGCGACACCTGGAAACGGAAATCTGAAGAAATACTATTGCCAGATTTTGATGCAATCCTCAAACAAGACCATTTCACATGA
- the LOC101214236 gene encoding pentatricopeptide repeat-containing protein At1g76280 isoform X1, whose product MHRASFRLGSIADSIYRFKPHEHVRKQDASKLVFHRALLISSGSEIWGNGAESTAFMQMQIVNALRLGDRSRASNLLMVLGQEKFSLTADNFVRILSYCAKSPDPLFVMETWKIMEERGIFLNNTCSLLMIEALCKGGYLDEAFGLINFLAESHVMFPALPAYNCFLRACAIRQSMVHASQCLDLMDHKMVGKNEATYSELLKLAVCQKNLSSVHEIWRDFVKNYSPSVSSLRKFIWSYARMGDVKSAYTALQKMVTLNNGAAGRKLQSLDIPIPSRTELYRYNFNFEEKEPSIDEFFYKKMVPWNGDVGGISVSGIKCGEVETGPLTVPNNHKSSFVRKVLRWSSNDVMRACSLAGNCGLAEQLMQQMHKLGLQPSSHTFDGFVRSVVSERGFSAGMEILKVMQQRGLEPYDSTLAAVSVSCSKALELDLAEALLERLSACPYPYPFNAFFSACDMMDQPERAMRMLVKMKQMKVAPDVRTYELLYSLFGNVNAPYEEGDNLSQVDAAKRVRMIEMDMGKHGIQYSHFSMMNLLKALGTEGMKKEVLQYLNLAENLFYYNNTSLGMPVYNTVLHFLVDSKETHMAIELFNNMKRSGFFPDAATFEMMLDCCSVIGCLKSAFALLSLMIRSGFCPQILTYTSLVKIVLGFERFDDALNLLDQASSEGIELDVIIMNTIMRKACEKARIDVIEFLVEKMNREKIPPDPSTCQNVFSTYVNLGYHSTAMEALQVLSMRMLLCEEDDASVTEYMENFVLAEDTGADSRIAEFFKCSREYLSFALFNLRWCAMLGYSVCYSPNQSPWAMRLASSYDGYNNLLR is encoded by the exons ATGCACAG GGCAAGCTTTCGTTTGGGATCAATAGCTGACTCGATATATAGATTCAAGCCGCACGAACAT GTGCGAAAACAGGATGCAAGCAAATTGGTATTCCATCGGGCGCTTCTCATCTCCAGTG GTAGTGAAATTTGGGGAAATGGAGCAGAGTCAACTGCATTCATGCAGATGCAGATTGTCAATGCACTTCGTCTGGGTGATAGAAGTAGGGCATCCAACCTGCTTATGGTTCTTGGCCAGGAAAAGTTCTCTTTAACTGCAGATAATTTTGTTCGCATTTTGAGCTACTGTGCAAAATCCCCTGATCCGCTG TTTGTCATGGAGACTTGGAAAATAATGGAAGAAAGAGGAATTTTTCTGAATAACACATGCTCCTTACTTATGATAGAAGCACTCTGTAAAGGGGGTTACTTGGATGAG GCATTTGGTCTAATAAATTTCCTAGCAGAAAGTCATGTGATGTTCCCTGCTCTGCCTGCGTACAATTGTTTCTTGAGAGCCTGTGCCATAAGGCAAAGTATGGTTCATGCTAGTCAATGTTTGGATCTTATGGATCACAAAATGGTTGGGAAGAATGAAGCTACATATTCTGAGCTACTCAAG CTTGCAGTTTGTCAGAAAAACTTGTCTTCTGTGCATGAAATCTGGAGGGACtttgtaaaaaattatagtCCAAGCGTTTCATCGCTGAGGAAGTTTATATGGTCCTACGCAAGGATGGGAGATGTGAAATCTGCATATACTGCACTGCAAAAGATGGTGACTTTGAATAATGGAGCCGCAGGAAGAAAGTTACAATCTTTGGACATTCCAATACCTTCAAGAACTGAACTTTATcgttacaattttaattttgaggaAAAAGAACCCTCTATTGATGAGTTTTTCTATAAGAAAATGGTCCCCTGGAATGGTGACGTAGGGGGGATTTCTGTTAGTGGTATAAAATGTGGAGAAGTTGAAACTGGTCCATTAACTGTGCCAAACAATCACAAAAGCAGTTTTGTAAGGAAGGTTTTGAGATGGTCTTCCAATGATGTGATGCGTGCATGCTCTCTTGCTGGGAACTGTGGTCTTGCAGAGCAGCTAATGCAACAG ATGCATAAACTTGGATTGCAACCGTCATCCCACACATTTGATGGTTTTGTTAGATCAGTTGTCTCAGAGAGAGGTTTCAGTGCTGGCATGGAAATA TTAAAAGTAATGCAACAGAGGGGATTGGAGCCATATGATTCAACTCTTGCTGCTGTTTCAGTAAGTTGTAGCAAGGCGCTAGAACTTGATTTGGCTGAAGCTCTACTTGAACGACTTTCAGCTTGTCCTTACCCATACCCCTTCAATGCATTTTTTTCTGCATGTGACATGATG GATCAGCCTGAACGTGCCATGCGTATGCTtgttaaaatgaaacaaatgaagGTGGCTCCAGATGTCAGGACCTATGAGCTTCTATATTCTTTATTTGGTAATGTGAATGCTCCATATGAGGAGGGGGACAATTTGTCACAGGTGGATGCTGCCAAAAGGGTACGCATGATAGAGATGGATATGGGAAAACATGGGATACAATATAGTCATTTCTCTATGATGAACTTG TTGAAAGCTCTAGGTACAGAGGGGATGAAGAAGGAGGTTCTTCAGTATTTAAATTTGGCAGAGAACCTCTTTTATTACAACAACACTAGTCTGGGGATGCCCGTTTATAACACAGTGTTGCATTTTTTGGTTGATTCCAAGGAA ACTCACATGGCAATAgaattattcaataatatgaAGCGTTCTGGTTTCTTTCCAGATGCTGCAACATTTGAGATGATGTTAGACTGTTGTAGTGTGATCGGATGCTTGAAATCAGCTTTTGCTCTTCTTTCCTTGATGATTCGCTCAGGGTTTTGTCCACAGATATTAACTTATACGAGCCTAGTAAAG ATTGTGTTGGGATTTGAGAGATTTGATGATGCCTTGAACCTTTTGGATCAAGCCAGTTCAGAAGGGATTGAACTTGATGTCATTATAATGAATACAATCATGCGGAAAGCTTGTGAAAAG GCAAGGATTGATGTTATTGAGTTTCTCGTTGAGAAGATGAACCGTGAAAAGATCCCACCCGACCCTTCAACTTGTCAAAATGTCTTCTCTACATATGTGAACCTCGGTTATCACAGCACTGCCATGGAAGCACTGCAAGTACTGAGCATGCGCATGTTATTATGCGAAGAAGATGATGCCTCCGTGACAGAATATATGGAAAACTTTGTGCTTGCAGAAGACACCGGAGCTGATTCACGTATTGCGGAGTTCTTCAAATGCTCTAGAGAGTACCTGAGTTTTGCTCTCTTCAACTTGAGATGGTGTGCCATGCTGGGATATTCAGTTTGTTATTCCCCTAACCAAAGTCCATGGGCAATGAGACTTGCAAGTTCCTACGATGGCTACAACAACCTCCTTAGATGA
- the LOC101214236 gene encoding pentatricopeptide repeat-containing protein At1g76280 isoform X2: MQMQIVNALRLGDRSRASNLLMVLGQEKFSLTADNFVRILSYCAKSPDPLFVMETWKIMEERGIFLNNTCSLLMIEALCKGGYLDEAFGLINFLAESHVMFPALPAYNCFLRACAIRQSMVHASQCLDLMDHKMVGKNEATYSELLKLAVCQKNLSSVHEIWRDFVKNYSPSVSSLRKFIWSYARMGDVKSAYTALQKMVTLNNGAAGRKLQSLDIPIPSRTELYRYNFNFEEKEPSIDEFFYKKMVPWNGDVGGISVSGIKCGEVETGPLTVPNNHKSSFVRKVLRWSSNDVMRACSLAGNCGLAEQLMQQMHKLGLQPSSHTFDGFVRSVVSERGFSAGMEILKVMQQRGLEPYDSTLAAVSVSCSKALELDLAEALLERLSACPYPYPFNAFFSACDMMDQPERAMRMLVKMKQMKVAPDVRTYELLYSLFGNVNAPYEEGDNLSQVDAAKRVRMIEMDMGKHGIQYSHFSMMNLLKALGTEGMKKEVLQYLNLAENLFYYNNTSLGMPVYNTVLHFLVDSKETHMAIELFNNMKRSGFFPDAATFEMMLDCCSVIGCLKSAFALLSLMIRSGFCPQILTYTSLVKIVLGFERFDDALNLLDQASSEGIELDVIIMNTIMRKACEKARIDVIEFLVEKMNREKIPPDPSTCQNVFSTYVNLGYHSTAMEALQVLSMRMLLCEEDDASVTEYMENFVLAEDTGADSRIAEFFKCSREYLSFALFNLRWCAMLGYSVCYSPNQSPWAMRLASSYDGYNNLLR; encoded by the exons ATGCAGATGCAGATTGTCAATGCACTTCGTCTGGGTGATAGAAGTAGGGCATCCAACCTGCTTATGGTTCTTGGCCAGGAAAAGTTCTCTTTAACTGCAGATAATTTTGTTCGCATTTTGAGCTACTGTGCAAAATCCCCTGATCCGCTG TTTGTCATGGAGACTTGGAAAATAATGGAAGAAAGAGGAATTTTTCTGAATAACACATGCTCCTTACTTATGATAGAAGCACTCTGTAAAGGGGGTTACTTGGATGAG GCATTTGGTCTAATAAATTTCCTAGCAGAAAGTCATGTGATGTTCCCTGCTCTGCCTGCGTACAATTGTTTCTTGAGAGCCTGTGCCATAAGGCAAAGTATGGTTCATGCTAGTCAATGTTTGGATCTTATGGATCACAAAATGGTTGGGAAGAATGAAGCTACATATTCTGAGCTACTCAAG CTTGCAGTTTGTCAGAAAAACTTGTCTTCTGTGCATGAAATCTGGAGGGACtttgtaaaaaattatagtCCAAGCGTTTCATCGCTGAGGAAGTTTATATGGTCCTACGCAAGGATGGGAGATGTGAAATCTGCATATACTGCACTGCAAAAGATGGTGACTTTGAATAATGGAGCCGCAGGAAGAAAGTTACAATCTTTGGACATTCCAATACCTTCAAGAACTGAACTTTATcgttacaattttaattttgaggaAAAAGAACCCTCTATTGATGAGTTTTTCTATAAGAAAATGGTCCCCTGGAATGGTGACGTAGGGGGGATTTCTGTTAGTGGTATAAAATGTGGAGAAGTTGAAACTGGTCCATTAACTGTGCCAAACAATCACAAAAGCAGTTTTGTAAGGAAGGTTTTGAGATGGTCTTCCAATGATGTGATGCGTGCATGCTCTCTTGCTGGGAACTGTGGTCTTGCAGAGCAGCTAATGCAACAG ATGCATAAACTTGGATTGCAACCGTCATCCCACACATTTGATGGTTTTGTTAGATCAGTTGTCTCAGAGAGAGGTTTCAGTGCTGGCATGGAAATA TTAAAAGTAATGCAACAGAGGGGATTGGAGCCATATGATTCAACTCTTGCTGCTGTTTCAGTAAGTTGTAGCAAGGCGCTAGAACTTGATTTGGCTGAAGCTCTACTTGAACGACTTTCAGCTTGTCCTTACCCATACCCCTTCAATGCATTTTTTTCTGCATGTGACATGATG GATCAGCCTGAACGTGCCATGCGTATGCTtgttaaaatgaaacaaatgaagGTGGCTCCAGATGTCAGGACCTATGAGCTTCTATATTCTTTATTTGGTAATGTGAATGCTCCATATGAGGAGGGGGACAATTTGTCACAGGTGGATGCTGCCAAAAGGGTACGCATGATAGAGATGGATATGGGAAAACATGGGATACAATATAGTCATTTCTCTATGATGAACTTG TTGAAAGCTCTAGGTACAGAGGGGATGAAGAAGGAGGTTCTTCAGTATTTAAATTTGGCAGAGAACCTCTTTTATTACAACAACACTAGTCTGGGGATGCCCGTTTATAACACAGTGTTGCATTTTTTGGTTGATTCCAAGGAA ACTCACATGGCAATAgaattattcaataatatgaAGCGTTCTGGTTTCTTTCCAGATGCTGCAACATTTGAGATGATGTTAGACTGTTGTAGTGTGATCGGATGCTTGAAATCAGCTTTTGCTCTTCTTTCCTTGATGATTCGCTCAGGGTTTTGTCCACAGATATTAACTTATACGAGCCTAGTAAAG ATTGTGTTGGGATTTGAGAGATTTGATGATGCCTTGAACCTTTTGGATCAAGCCAGTTCAGAAGGGATTGAACTTGATGTCATTATAATGAATACAATCATGCGGAAAGCTTGTGAAAAG GCAAGGATTGATGTTATTGAGTTTCTCGTTGAGAAGATGAACCGTGAAAAGATCCCACCCGACCCTTCAACTTGTCAAAATGTCTTCTCTACATATGTGAACCTCGGTTATCACAGCACTGCCATGGAAGCACTGCAAGTACTGAGCATGCGCATGTTATTATGCGAAGAAGATGATGCCTCCGTGACAGAATATATGGAAAACTTTGTGCTTGCAGAAGACACCGGAGCTGATTCACGTATTGCGGAGTTCTTCAAATGCTCTAGAGAGTACCTGAGTTTTGCTCTCTTCAACTTGAGATGGTGTGCCATGCTGGGATATTCAGTTTGTTATTCCCCTAACCAAAGTCCATGGGCAATGAGACTTGCAAGTTCCTACGATGGCTACAACAACCTCCTTAGATGA
- the LOC101218533 gene encoding subtilisin-like protease SBT3.17 yields the protein MAKLIFPPLLFLFSLSLILLLTPSPMAQSTRCNSDSPAVQIVYVEKPRDEQPEAYHIRILASVLGSEEAAREALLYSYKNAASAFSARLTPYQVAQLAKQEGVLQVVPSRTLQLHSEPSHLH from the exons atggcGAAATTGATCTTTCCTCCTCTCCTTTTCCTATTCTCACTTTCTCTCATTTTGCTGCTTACTCCTTCCCCGATGGCCCAATCCACCCGCTGCAACTCCGATTCCCCGGCGGTCCAAATCGTTTACGTCGAGAAGCCTCGTGATGAACAACCTGAGGCCTATCACATCCGAATCCTAGCTTCTGTTCTCGGCAG TGAAGAAGCTGCCAGGGAAGCTCTTTTGTATAGCTACAAGAATGCTGCTAGTGCCTTCTCCGCTCGCCTTACTCCCTATCAGGTCGCCCAGCTTGCCA AACAAGAAGGAGTTTTACAAGTTGTTCCAAGCCGTACTCTTCAGCTGCATTCGGAGCCTTCCCACCTTCACTAG